The genomic DNA GCTTTTCAACATCGGGGCGGAAGGGCAGATGTACCTGGGTGCGGTGGGCGCCACCTTTATCGCCGGGACCTTCCCACTGCCGCCGCTTCTGCACGTGGCCACAGCTACGCTGGTGGCCATGCTGTGCGGGGCGCTATGGGCGCTGCCCCCAGCCCTGCTCAAGATCTGGCGGGGCGTCCACGAGGTTATCTCCACCATCATGTGCAACTGGATCGCCTTCCACCTGTCCACGTACCTGGTCATCTACTTTCTCACCGGGGCGGGACGCGCCGACTCTACACGCCCCGCCCTCCCCACCGCCCGTTATCCAGTTCTCTTCGCCGAGTCCACGCTGACGGCCGTCATCTTCGTGGCGGTGGCCTTTTGCCTGGTGGTCTACCTGTACCTCTGGGGGACGCGGGCCGGCTACGAACTCCGTCTGGCCGGCGAGAACCCGGAGGCCGCGCGCTACGCCGGCGTCCACGCCGGTCGGGCCATGCTTCTTAGCTTCGGCATGGGCGGCCTCGCCGCGGGGCTGGCCGGGGCCAGCCAGATCATCGGCCGGCCCCCCGCCTGGTCTCTCTACGCCACGCTGGGCAACGTGACCACTCTGGGTTTCGACGGCATCGGCGTCGCCCTGGTCGGCCGCAGCCACCCTCTGGGCGGCATCCTCGCCGCCTTCCTCTTCGGCGCGCTGGCGCACGGGGGCCGCTTCATGGAGTACCACGCCGGCGTCCTCTCAGAGCTCGTCCGCGCCATCAACGGGCTGATCGTCCTCACCCTGGCC from Armatimonadota bacterium includes the following:
- a CDS encoding ABC transporter permease, whose translation is MSARLRLPRPLVESLATIAVGLVAGGLLMLVFGNNPLRAYQALFVGAFGSLEDVLETLAFATPLMLTGLTFAVGVRAGLFNIGAEGQMYLGAVGATFIAGTFPLPPLLHVATATLVAMLCGALWALPPALLKIWRGVHEVISTIMCNWIAFHLSTYLVIYFLTGAGRADSTRPALPTARYPVLFAESTLTAVIFVAVAFCLVVYLYLWGTRAGYELRLAGENPEAARYAGVHAGRAMLLSFGMGGLAAGLAGASQIIGRPPAWSLYATLGNVTTLGFDGIGVALVGRSHPLGGILAAFLFGALAHGGRFMEYHAGVLSELVRAINGLIVLTLAVPELWAIVRRRLGR